One stretch of bacterium DNA includes these proteins:
- a CDS encoding 3-hydroxybutyryl-CoA dehydrogenase, which yields MIRRVGVVGCGLMGVGIVEAAARSGYEVVVREINDELLAKGMARLRGSLQRAVERGKLDEAGRDAALGRIQGTTVLADLVGVDLVVEAILEQMDDKKALLRELDRLVAPGVVLASNTSSLSITEMAAATGRAERVVGLHFFNPVPVMPLVEIVKGLRTSDEVVAAMRGFAQSLGKTVVVARDTPGFIVNRLLIPYLLDAIRALELGVASREDIDSAITLGLGHPMGPLTLLDFVGLDTTYYIAEAMFAEFKDTRYASPPLLRQMVLAGWLGRKSKRGFYEYQ from the coding sequence ATGATTCGTCGCGTAGGCGTCGTGGGGTGCGGGTTGATGGGGGTCGGCATTGTGGAGGCGGCGGCGCGATCCGGGTACGAGGTGGTCGTGCGCGAGATCAACGACGAACTGCTGGCCAAGGGGATGGCGCGGCTGCGCGGCTCGCTGCAGCGCGCGGTCGAGCGCGGCAAGCTGGATGAGGCCGGCCGCGACGCCGCCCTGGGCCGGATCCAGGGGACCACGGTCCTGGCGGACCTGGTCGGCGTGGACCTGGTGGTTGAGGCGATCTTGGAGCAGATGGACGACAAGAAGGCGCTCCTTCGGGAACTGGACCGGTTGGTGGCGCCGGGGGTCGTCCTGGCCAGCAACACGTCGTCGCTCTCGATCACCGAGATGGCTGCGGCGACCGGCCGAGCGGAGCGCGTGGTGGGGCTGCACTTCTTCAACCCGGTGCCGGTGATGCCGCTCGTGGAGATAGTGAAGGGGCTTCGCACCTCCGACGAGGTGGTGGCGGCGATGCGCGGTTTCGCCCAGTCGTTGGGCAAGACCGTGGTGGTAGCCAGGGACACACCGGGTTTCATCGTGAACCGGCTGCTGATACCCTACCTGCTGGACGCGATACGCGCCCTCGAACTGGGCGTCGCCTCGCGGGAGGACATTGACTCCGCGATTACGCTCGGGCTGGGCCATCCCATGGGGCCCCTCACGCTGCTGGACTTCGTCGGCCTGGACACGACGTACTACATCGCCGAGGCGATGTTCGCCGAGTTCAAGGACACCCGCTACGCATCCCCGCCGTTGCTGCGGCAGATGGTGCTGGCCGGATGGTTGGGGCGGAAGAGCAAGCGCGGCTTCTACGAGTACCAGTAG
- a CDS encoding thymidine phosphorylase, which produces MRAYDLIQKKRDGAALSAGEIAWLVGGFVGGSVPDYQMAAFLMAVYFRGMTPEETAALTDAMVRSGETLDLGSLAGRAVDKHSSGGVGDKTSLVLVPLVASAGVPVPKLSGRGLGHTGGTLDKLEAIPGFNTALSEAAFVEQVERIGCAIAGQSAALVPADARLYALRDVTATVDSVPLIASSIMSKKLAAGASAILLDVKCGRGAFMKTEAEARILAEAMVAIGCSAGRRTAAVISAMDHPLGRAVGNALEVAEAIATLCGEGPGDLEALCLALGGWMLVLGGRAASPEEGSEELLRRLRSGDALRKFEALVRAQGGDVRVVGDPGRLPSAPLRLPVPASASGVVAGIDAEAVGLAAMQLGAGRTRKGEAVDPAVGVVIERPAGVAVKAGESLATVHARSEDAGVAAAREVAAAFAIAESAPEEAPVIRGVIRG; this is translated from the coding sequence ATGCGTGCCTACGACCTGATCCAAAAGAAACGCGACGGCGCGGCCCTCTCCGCGGGCGAGATCGCCTGGCTGGTGGGCGGCTTCGTTGGGGGCTCGGTCCCCGACTACCAGATGGCCGCTTTCCTGATGGCGGTCTACTTCCGCGGGATGACTCCCGAAGAGACGGCCGCGCTCACGGATGCGATGGTGCGGTCGGGTGAGACGCTCGACCTGGGATCGCTCGCCGGTCGCGCCGTGGACAAGCACAGCAGCGGTGGCGTGGGCGACAAGACCTCGCTGGTGCTGGTTCCCCTTGTGGCATCGGCCGGGGTGCCGGTTCCTAAGTTGTCCGGGCGAGGCCTGGGTCACACCGGTGGGACGCTGGACAAGCTGGAGGCGATCCCAGGATTCAACACGGCGCTCTCCGAGGCGGCGTTCGTGGAGCAGGTCGAGCGCATAGGGTGCGCCATAGCCGGCCAGAGCGCCGCGCTGGTGCCGGCGGACGCCCGGCTCTACGCGCTGCGCGACGTGACGGCCACCGTTGACAGCGTGCCGCTGATCGCCTCCAGCATCATGTCCAAGAAGCTGGCCGCCGGAGCGTCCGCGATCCTGCTGGACGTGAAGTGCGGGCGCGGGGCGTTTATGAAGACCGAGGCCGAGGCCCGAATCCTAGCGGAGGCCATGGTCGCGATCGGCTGCTCTGCCGGCCGGCGTACCGCCGCGGTGATAAGCGCGATGGACCACCCGTTGGGCCGGGCGGTCGGCAACGCGCTCGAGGTAGCCGAGGCGATCGCAACGCTCTGCGGCGAGGGCCCAGGCGACCTGGAGGCGCTCTGCCTGGCGCTGGGCGGGTGGATGCTGGTGCTGGGAGGACGGGCGGCCTCGCCCGAGGAAGGCAGCGAAGAGCTGCTGCGGCGCCTGCGGAGCGGCGACGCGCTGCGGAAGTTCGAGGCGCTCGTTCGCGCGCAGGGCGGCGACGTACGGGTCGTCGGGGATCCGGGACGGCTGCCTTCGGCGCCCCTTCGGCTGCCGGTACCCGCGTCTGCCTCCGGCGTCGTAGCCGGCATTGATGCCGAGGCGGTCGGGCTTGCGGCGATGCAACTGGGCGCCGGGCGAACCCGCAAGGGCGAGGCCGTTGACCCGGCGGTCGGTGTGGTGATCGAGCGGCCCGCGGGCGTTGCCGTCAAGGCCGGAGAGTCCCTTGCGACGGTCCATGCCAGGTCCGAGGATGCCGGAGTTGCCGCGGCCCGTGAGGTGGCCGCGGCTTTCGCGATAGCGGAGAGCGCGCCGGAGGAGGCGCCGGTAATTCGAGGTGTCATCAGAGGGTGA
- a CDS encoding purine-nucleoside phosphorylase — MNWAARAREAAQAVQRHAARAPEVAVILGSGLGALADEVSADAILAYGEIPHFPSPGVEGHAGRLVVGTLEGRSVAVMQGRAHFYEGLTMAEAAFPVRVLRALGARILVVSNAAGGLNRQWHTGDLMVISDHINFMGANPLIGPNDAELGPRFPDMSAAYDKELIAVAEAAALDLGIPLRKGIYVGVTGPSYETPAELRMLTRWGADAVGMSTVHEVIVARHAGMRVLGLTAITDMATGEVVGQVSHEEVLAVARDLEPRFVRLTRRIIATLRA, encoded by the coding sequence ATGAACTGGGCGGCGCGCGCGAGAGAGGCGGCGCAGGCGGTGCAGCGCCATGCGGCAAGGGCACCGGAGGTGGCAGTGATCCTTGGGTCGGGATTAGGGGCGTTGGCAGATGAAGTCTCCGCCGACGCCATCCTCGCCTACGGCGAGATCCCGCACTTCCCTAGCCCCGGCGTCGAAGGGCACGCCGGGCGGCTGGTCGTGGGTACCCTGGAGGGCCGCTCGGTTGCGGTTATGCAGGGCCGGGCGCACTTCTACGAAGGCCTCACGATGGCCGAGGCGGCCTTCCCGGTGCGCGTGCTGCGCGCGCTGGGCGCCCGGATCCTGGTGGTGAGCAACGCCGCCGGCGGGCTCAACCGGCAGTGGCACACCGGGGACCTGATGGTGATCTCCGACCACATCAACTTCATGGGCGCCAACCCGCTGATCGGACCCAACGATGCCGAGTTGGGCCCGCGGTTTCCCGACATGTCCGCCGCGTACGACAAGGAGCTCATCGCGGTGGCCGAGGCCGCGGCCCTCGATCTCGGCATACCGCTGCGCAAGGGGATATACGTCGGCGTCACCGGACCGTCCTATGAGACCCCGGCGGAGCTGAGGATGCTGACCCGTTGGGGGGCGGATGCCGTGGGGATGTCCACGGTGCACGAGGTGATCGTGGCGCGGCATGCCGGGATGCGCGTGCTGGGGCTGACCGCGATCACCGACATGGCCACCGGCGAGGTCGTTGGCCAGGTCTCGCACGAGGAGGTACTCGCCGTGGCGCGCGATCTCGAGCCCAGGTTCGTTCGGTTGACCCGGCGCATCATCGCGACCCTGCGCGCGTGA
- a CDS encoding phosphopentomutase — MRAVVLVLDGCGIGALPDAAAYGDEGSNTLVNTARAVGGLRLPLLERLGLGVLDAIPGVTPVGDHEAAVGVLRPCSPGKDSTTGHWELAGLVVRRPFPTYPEGFPADLIRAFERQIGRGTLGNVAASGTEIIETLGPQHLRSGAPIVYTSADSVFQIAAHEAVVPVEQLYEWCRIARGLLAGKHAVSRVIARPFVGEPGAFVRTDRRRDFSLPPVGPTVLDALADRGIPVVGVGKIEDLFAGRGLARSVHTHDDADGITQTVASVRDMEHGLVFTNLVELDTVYGHRNNAEGFARHLEAVDARLPEILGVCASGDLVVITADHGNDPTTPSTDHSREQVPLLAWRPGLPPGRRLGVRESFADLAATVAEAFAVPWSGPGKSFWTALEEGHG, encoded by the coding sequence ATGAGGGCTGTCGTCCTTGTGCTCGATGGGTGCGGGATCGGCGCCCTGCCCGACGCGGCCGCCTATGGCGACGAGGGCAGCAACACGCTGGTCAACACGGCGCGGGCGGTCGGCGGGTTGCGCCTGCCCTTGCTGGAGCGCCTGGGGCTGGGAGTGCTGGACGCGATCCCAGGCGTGACCCCTGTTGGCGACCACGAGGCGGCCGTGGGTGTTCTGCGTCCGTGCTCCCCGGGCAAGGACTCGACCACTGGGCACTGGGAGCTGGCCGGGCTGGTGGTCCGGAGGCCTTTTCCCACCTATCCGGAGGGATTTCCCGCGGACCTGATACGGGCATTTGAGCGGCAGATCGGTCGGGGGACGCTGGGCAACGTGGCGGCTTCGGGTACCGAGATCATCGAGACCCTGGGGCCACAGCACCTGCGCAGCGGGGCGCCGATCGTGTACACATCGGCCGACAGCGTGTTCCAGATCGCGGCTCACGAAGCGGTCGTGCCGGTCGAGCAGCTCTACGAGTGGTGCCGGATCGCCCGCGGGCTGCTGGCGGGCAAGCATGCCGTCAGCCGGGTAATAGCGCGGCCGTTTGTGGGTGAGCCGGGCGCGTTCGTGCGCACCGACCGCCGCCGTGATTTTTCACTGCCGCCGGTGGGTCCGACGGTGCTCGACGCGCTGGCCGACCGGGGCATTCCGGTGGTGGGCGTCGGGAAGATCGAGGACCTGTTCGCCGGCCGCGGCCTGGCACGCTCCGTGCACACGCACGACGACGCCGACGGCATCACCCAGACCGTCGCTTCGGTCAGGGATATGGAGCACGGGCTGGTGTTCACGAACCTGGTGGAACTGGACACCGTCTACGGCCATCGGAACAACGCCGAGGGTTTTGCGCGGCACCTCGAAGCCGTTGATGCGCGCCTGCCCGAGATCCTGGGGGTTTGCGCGAGCGGCGACCTGGTGGTGATCACCGCCGACCACGGCAACGACCCGACCACGCCGAGCACCGATCATTCGCGCGAGCAGGTCCCGCTGCTGGCGTGGCGGCCCGGCTTACCCCCTGGCCGCCGGCTGGGGGTGCGGGAGAGCTTCGCCGATCTGGCCGCCACCGTGGCCGAGGCCTTTGCAGTACCCTGGAGTGGGCCGGGGAAGAGCTTCTGGACGGCATTGGAGGAGGGACACGGATGA
- the xerD gene encoding site-specific tyrosine recombinase XerD has translation MSGDEGRPPAMEAAGEAYLNYALAERGLARNTVEAYARDLADFSAFAARRGVTEPTAVRRSTLTLYLLSLRRRGLAPSTVARRLAAIRGWTAFLLREGQIADDPALDLSPARRAHRLPAVLTVDEVERILSQPRGEDPASLRDRAILEILYAAGLRVGELVALDAGDVHLSMEYVRCVGKGSKERIVPIGSQAVNATRNYLVLARPALAGRRAGTALFLNRRGGRLTRQSVWAVLKGYAARAGIRKPLSPHTLRHSFATHLLDGGADLRAVQEMLGHASIVTTQIYTHLTRSRLREVYRRAHPRDQMTIGRAAP, from the coding sequence ATGAGCGGGGATGAGGGCCGGCCGCCGGCCATGGAAGCGGCCGGCGAGGCCTATCTGAACTACGCGCTGGCCGAGCGCGGCCTGGCCCGGAACACGGTCGAGGCCTATGCTCGGGACCTGGCGGATTTCTCGGCCTTCGCTGCGCGGCGCGGCGTGACCGAGCCCACCGCCGTGCGTCGCTCGACGCTCACCCTGTATCTGCTCTCCCTGCGCCGGCGGGGCCTCGCGCCCAGCACTGTGGCGCGTCGCCTGGCGGCCATTCGTGGCTGGACAGCCTTCCTGTTGAGGGAAGGGCAGATCGCGGACGACCCCGCGCTCGATCTGTCGCCGGCCAGGCGCGCGCACCGGCTGCCCGCCGTCCTGACCGTGGACGAGGTTGAGAGGATCCTGAGCCAGCCGCGCGGAGAGGACCCGGCGTCGCTGCGCGACCGGGCCATTCTGGAGATTCTCTACGCGGCCGGGCTGCGGGTCGGTGAACTCGTGGCCCTGGACGCGGGCGACGTACACCTGTCCATGGAGTACGTCCGGTGCGTGGGCAAGGGATCCAAGGAGCGCATCGTGCCCATAGGATCGCAGGCGGTCAACGCGACGAGGAACTACCTGGTCCTGGCGCGTCCCGCGCTTGCCGGACGCCGCGCCGGGACGGCCCTGTTCCTAAACAGGCGGGGCGGCCGGCTGACGCGGCAGAGCGTTTGGGCGGTGTTGAAGGGCTATGCCGCGCGGGCCGGAATCCGGAAGCCGTTGAGCCCGCACACCCTGCGCCACTCGTTCGCCACGCACCTGCTCGACGGCGGCGCGGACCTGCGCGCGGTGCAGGAGATGCTGGGCCACGCCAGCATCGTCACGACCCAGATCTACACGCACCTGACCCGCTCGCGGCTGCGCGAAGTTTACCGCCGTGCCCATCCACGCGACCAGATGACGATCGGGCGCGCCGCGCCATGA
- a CDS encoding CTP synthase, with the protein MTKYIFVTGGVASALGKGITAASIGRLLKSRGLRVTMLKFDPYVNVDAGTMNPHQHGEVFVTDDGAETDMDLGHYERFIDENLGRANNTTTGKIYNAVIARERRGEYLGGTVQVIPHVTNEIKDEIRSLTAATGADILITEVGGTVGDIESLPFLEAIRQFRRTAGEQNVMYIHVSLVPYLRAAGELKTKPTQHSVKELRSIGIQPDVIVCRTERPLSRALKEKIALFCDVEPEAVIQAIDARSIYEVPLILEEEGLGRIILRRLELDLPEPDLAEWRAIVGRVLHPQRNVRIGLVGKYMGVEDSYVSIVEALRHGGVANDCGVEITKLDSEQIEGWGDADLAAQLAPLHGLLVCPGFGARGVEGKVRAIRYAREEGVPFLGICFGLQWAVVEFARHVCGLEGANTTEVDPQTPHPVISLLAEQRGIADKGGTMRLGRYPCRITPGSRAFEAYGGVSEVGERHRHRYEVNNAYRQILEERGMRVTGIFPEQDLVEIIELPDHPWFVGTQFHAEYRSRPNRPHPLYGAFVRAALERSAAGEE; encoded by the coding sequence GTGACTAAGTACATCTTCGTTACCGGAGGCGTAGCCTCCGCGCTGGGCAAGGGAATAACCGCGGCCTCGATCGGGCGGCTGCTGAAGAGCCGCGGGCTGCGGGTGACGATGCTCAAGTTCGACCCGTACGTCAACGTGGACGCCGGCACCATGAACCCACACCAGCACGGTGAGGTGTTCGTGACCGACGACGGCGCCGAAACCGACATGGACTTGGGTCACTACGAACGCTTCATAGACGAGAACCTGGGCCGCGCCAACAACACGACCACAGGGAAGATCTACAACGCGGTCATCGCGCGCGAGCGCCGCGGGGAATACCTGGGAGGCACGGTCCAGGTGATCCCGCACGTGACCAACGAGATAAAGGACGAGATCCGCTCGCTGACCGCCGCCACCGGGGCCGATATTCTCATCACCGAGGTGGGCGGGACCGTCGGCGACATAGAGAGCCTGCCGTTCCTGGAGGCGATCCGGCAGTTCCGCCGTACCGCGGGCGAGCAGAACGTGATGTACATACACGTTTCGCTGGTGCCGTACCTGCGCGCCGCCGGCGAGTTGAAGACCAAGCCGACCCAGCACAGCGTGAAGGAGCTGCGCAGCATCGGCATCCAGCCCGACGTCATCGTCTGCCGGACGGAGCGGCCGCTGAGCCGGGCACTCAAGGAGAAGATCGCGCTGTTCTGCGATGTCGAACCCGAAGCGGTCATCCAGGCAATCGACGCGCGCAGCATCTACGAGGTGCCTCTGATCCTGGAGGAGGAAGGGTTGGGCCGGATCATCCTCCGGCGGCTGGAGCTCGACCTGCCCGAGCCCGATCTGGCGGAGTGGCGCGCGATCGTCGGCCGGGTGCTGCATCCGCAGCGCAACGTGCGCATCGGTCTCGTGGGCAAGTACATGGGGGTCGAGGACTCCTATGTCAGCATCGTCGAGGCGCTGCGGCACGGCGGGGTGGCCAACGACTGCGGCGTGGAGATAACGAAGCTGGACTCCGAGCAGATCGAGGGCTGGGGAGATGCCGACCTGGCCGCCCAACTCGCCCCCCTGCACGGGCTGCTGGTGTGTCCCGGCTTCGGGGCAAGGGGGGTTGAGGGCAAGGTGCGGGCCATCCGGTACGCGCGCGAGGAGGGGGTCCCGTTCCTGGGCATCTGCTTCGGTCTCCAGTGGGCCGTGGTCGAGTTTGCCCGGCACGTCTGCGGGCTGGAAGGAGCCAACACCACCGAGGTTGATCCGCAGACGCCTCACCCGGTTATCTCCCTGCTGGCCGAGCAACGAGGAATCGCCGATAAGGGCGGCACGATGCGGCTGGGGCGGTATCCCTGCCGCATCACGCCTGGATCCCGCGCCTTCGAGGCATACGGCGGCGTATCAGAGGTGGGGGAGCGTCACCGCCACAGGTACGAGGTGAACAATGCGTACAGGCAGATCCTGGAAGAGCGCGGGATGCGGGTTACAGGCATCTTCCCGGAACAGGACCTGGTGGAGATAATCGAGTTGCCCGATCACCCCTGGTTCGTGGGGACGCAGTTCCACGCCGAGTACCGGTCCCGGCCCAACCGCCCGCATCCGCTCTACGGCGCGTTCGTGCGCGCCGCGCTGGAACGGAGCGCCGCCGGTGAGGAATGA
- the recN gene encoding DNA repair protein RecN — protein sequence MLLELRIQEFAVIESAAIEFGPGLNVLTGETGAGKSIIVDALTAALGARVGGDLVRTGASAAKVDARFAVDQDSAVRKYLTEQGMTDDELVVTREIASDGRSRGWINGRPSTISMLRDLGDMLIEVMGQHESQRLLRPQTHLDVLDAFGGATLVSLRAEIATRVARRRALRAEQEELVASERERLRRIDLLRHQEQEIDAARVQPGEEEALAVRRARLANAERLAQAAAGAHAALYEAEEGAAVDRLGQARAALRDVVAIDPTLGPLAERIESLASELADVARALTDYRIRIEDRPEELEAVEGRLALLQTLRRKYGGTLREILAVREQASAELAKLDASNARVPEIGPELETLERELVERCTRLSRMRSEAAGRLEASVARELGMLDLKRARLTVGLGRESDPNGLPIGEDRVAVGPSGIDRVELLLAANPGEEARPLSKVASGGELSRVMLALRHVLAASGDVPVVVFDEVETGIGARTAGAVGQVLMAAARTRQVLCITHLAEIASLGEQHYWVTKEVIRGRTIVKVQALAGKDRVEETARMLSGRMPTPIAREYATELLAQARRKRAAGATPRRA from the coding sequence GTGCTGCTGGAGCTGCGGATCCAGGAGTTCGCCGTGATCGAGTCCGCGGCCATCGAGTTCGGTCCTGGTCTGAACGTCCTGACCGGGGAGACGGGCGCCGGCAAGTCCATCATCGTGGACGCGCTGACCGCTGCGCTGGGCGCGCGTGTGGGCGGCGATCTGGTCCGCACCGGCGCGAGTGCGGCGAAGGTCGATGCCCGCTTCGCCGTTGACCAGGATTCGGCGGTGCGTAAGTATTTGACCGAACAGGGCATGACGGACGATGAGCTGGTCGTGACGCGCGAGATCGCCTCGGACGGCCGGTCCAGGGGGTGGATCAACGGCCGGCCATCCACCATCAGCATGCTGAGGGATCTCGGCGACATGCTGATCGAGGTGATGGGACAGCACGAGAGCCAGCGGCTGCTGCGGCCGCAGACCCATCTCGACGTGCTGGACGCATTCGGCGGCGCGACGCTGGTCTCGCTGCGGGCGGAGATCGCTACCCGGGTCGCCCGGCGGAGGGCTCTGCGCGCAGAGCAGGAGGAACTGGTCGCCAGCGAGCGCGAGCGCCTGCGGCGGATCGACCTGCTGCGGCATCAGGAGCAGGAGATCGACGCCGCACGGGTGCAGCCCGGGGAGGAGGAGGCGCTGGCGGTCCGCCGCGCGCGGCTGGCGAACGCGGAACGGCTGGCACAGGCCGCGGCCGGCGCACACGCGGCGCTGTATGAAGCCGAGGAGGGCGCCGCCGTGGACCGTCTCGGACAGGCCCGTGCGGCGCTGCGGGACGTGGTGGCGATCGATCCGACACTCGGACCGCTCGCCGAGCGAATTGAGTCGCTGGCCAGCGAGCTTGCCGACGTGGCGCGCGCGCTGACCGACTACCGCATCCGGATCGAGGACCGGCCCGAGGAGCTGGAGGCCGTCGAGGGCCGCCTCGCCCTGCTCCAGACCCTCCGGCGGAAGTATGGGGGAACGCTGCGAGAGATCCTGGCGGTGCGCGAGCAGGCCTCCGCTGAGCTGGCGAAGCTCGATGCCAGCAATGCCCGCGTGCCGGAAATCGGCCCGGAACTGGAGACGCTGGAGCGCGAGCTGGTTGAGCGCTGCACCCGTCTCTCCCGGATGCGCAGCGAGGCCGCGGGCCGGCTCGAGGCGAGCGTGGCGCGCGAGCTCGGCATGCTGGACCTGAAGCGCGCCAGACTGACGGTGGGCCTCGGCCGCGAGTCCGATCCCAACGGGCTGCCCATCGGTGAGGATCGCGTGGCCGTGGGGCCCTCGGGGATCGACAGGGTGGAGCTCCTGCTGGCCGCGAACCCGGGTGAGGAGGCGCGGCCGCTGTCGAAGGTCGCCTCGGGCGGGGAACTTTCGCGGGTGATGCTGGCGCTGCGGCACGTGCTGGCCGCGTCGGGCGACGTGCCGGTCGTGGTGTTCGATGAAGTTGAGACCGGGATCGGCGCACGGACAGCCGGCGCGGTTGGGCAGGTGCTCATGGCCGCGGCGCGGACCCGCCAGGTGCTGTGCATCACGCACCTGGCCGAGATCGCCAGTTTGGGTGAGCAGCACTACTGGGTCACGAAAGAGGTGATCCGCGGCCGCACGATCGTGAAGGTCCAGGCGCTGGCCGGCAAGGATCGCGTCGAGGAAACCGCCAGGATGCTGTCGGGCCGCATGCCGACGCCGATCGCCCGCGAGTACGCCACCGAACTGCTGGCGCAGGCGCGGCGCAAGCGCGCGGCAGGCGCGACGCCAAGAAGGGCCTGA
- a CDS encoding NAD(+)/NADH kinase has translation MRIGILVNPARFGGQPQAAALLHEAVERLLARGVAVKVSASVASGAGWPDLAAADPALVEDSDLLIVLGGDGTILSSARLVGGRVPMLAVNTGGFGFLAELPLDELPEAVEEITSARFAIDERTMLEAEIVGEAGVRERALALNDMVVSKAGLTRLVRVTTWVNGEHLSTYPADGVIVATPTGSTAYSLSAGGPIVHPQVDVIVITPICPHTFTARPVVVSGDATIAVETAAGVTEDVRLNVDGQESHPLSVGERVVIRRAALRTRLVRLGTRSFYGVLRTKLGWGER, from the coding sequence ATGCGGATTGGAATCCTGGTCAATCCAGCCCGGTTTGGCGGTCAGCCGCAGGCGGCCGCCTTGCTGCACGAAGCCGTCGAGCGTCTGCTCGCCCGGGGCGTTGCCGTTAAGGTGAGCGCTTCAGTCGCATCCGGCGCCGGCTGGCCCGACCTGGCGGCAGCGGACCCGGCCCTGGTTGAGGATAGCGATCTGCTCATCGTCCTGGGCGGGGACGGTACGATCCTCTCCTCGGCGCGCCTGGTCGGGGGCCGTGTGCCCATGTTGGCTGTGAACACGGGCGGATTTGGCTTCCTGGCGGAGCTGCCTTTGGATGAGCTGCCGGAAGCCGTGGAGGAGATTACCTCGGCCCGCTTTGCGATTGATGAGCGCACGATGCTGGAGGCGGAGATCGTGGGCGAGGCCGGCGTGCGCGAGCGCGCTCTCGCGCTAAACGACATGGTGGTCTCAAAAGCCGGTCTCACCCGCTTGGTGCGCGTAACCACATGGGTGAACGGCGAGCACCTCTCGACCTATCCGGCCGACGGGGTCATCGTGGCCACGCCGACAGGTTCCACGGCCTACTCGCTGTCGGCGGGCGGGCCCATCGTCCATCCCCAGGTGGACGTGATCGTGATAACGCCGATCTGTCCCCACACCTTCACCGCACGCCCGGTGGTGGTCTCGGGTGATGCCACCATTGCCGTCGAGACCGCCGCGGGTGTTACCGAAGACGTGCGGCTGAACGTGGACGGTCAGGAGAGCCACCCGCTGTCTGTGGGGGAGCGGGTTGTGATCCGGCGCGCGGCCCTGCGGACCCGGCTCGTACGGCTGGGCACCCGGAGCTTCTACGGCGTACTGCGGACGAAGCTGGGGTGGGGAGAGCGCTAG
- a CDS encoding TlyA family RNA methyltransferase, with the protein MGAGRMRLDLLVTSRGLAPSRHQAEAAILAGEIFVEGRRFDKPGTRVAEDAGVERRSRTPAYVSRGGIKLAAALDAFGIDPSGLIVLDVGASTGGFTDCVLQRGAARVHAVDVGRGQLHWRLRQDARVAVLEGRHAARLEPGDLTEAADLATVDCSFISALKVLPAVSRLVRPGGRILVLVKPQFEAGPRAAPGGVVRDPAVHEAVLRRFTSGAREMGLAVEGMVASPILGPQGNREFFVALRNSDQGSADDLEQEILGVVRCPVGGGA; encoded by the coding sequence GTGGGTGCGGGGCGGATGCGGTTGGATCTGCTGGTGACCTCGCGGGGGCTCGCGCCCAGCCGGCACCAGGCCGAAGCCGCAATCCTTGCCGGGGAGATCTTCGTGGAGGGGCGGCGGTTCGACAAGCCCGGTACCCGGGTGGCAGAGGATGCCGGCGTGGAGCGCCGGTCGCGGACGCCGGCGTACGTGAGCCGCGGGGGCATCAAGCTGGCCGCGGCCCTGGACGCGTTCGGGATCGATCCCTCAGGCCTGATTGTATTGGATGTGGGCGCGTCCACCGGCGGGTTCACCGACTGTGTCCTGCAGCGTGGGGCGGCGCGCGTCCATGCCGTGGACGTGGGCCGGGGGCAGCTTCACTGGCGGCTCAGGCAGGACGCCCGTGTGGCCGTCCTGGAAGGCCGCCACGCCGCGCGGCTGGAGCCGGGGGATCTAACCGAGGCGGCCGACCTGGCCACCGTGGACTGTTCTTTCATCTCGGCGCTGAAGGTGTTGCCGGCGGTATCGCGGCTGGTGCGGCCCGGCGGGCGGATTCTGGTTCTGGTGAAGCCGCAGTTTGAGGCCGGGCCGCGTGCGGCGCCGGGCGGGGTGGTGCGCGATCCCGCGGTGCACGAGGCGGTTCTACGACGGTTCACGAGCGGTGCCCGTGAGATGGGGCTCGCCGTGGAAGGCATGGTGGCATCCCCGATCCTCGGCCCGCAGGGCAACCGGGAGTTTTTCGTGGCACTCCGCAACTCGGACCAAGGCAGCGCCGATGATCTTGAACAGGAGATCCTCGGCGTGGTGCGTTGCCCGGTAGGGGGAGGGGCCTGA